The following nucleotide sequence is from Bacteroidia bacterium.
CCTGGGATGAAGCATTAACAAAAGTAAAAGTTGAAGGAACTGAAGATCAGAAAATAAATTTCTATACTTCACTTTATCATTCCTATATTTCACCAAATGTTTACTCAGATGTGGATAATCAGTATCGTGGACGGGATAACAAAATACACAAAGCTGAAGGTTATAATTATTACACTGTGTTTTCACTTTGGGATACATACAGAGCGCTTAATCCTTTGATGGCCGTACTTGAACCTGAAATTACAAATGACTTTGTTAAAACATTTCTTGCTCAATATGAGCAGGGAGGATTATTACCTGTTTGGGAGCTTTCTGCAAATGAGACTAATTGTATGATAGGCTATCATGCTGTTCCTGTAATTTATGATGCTTGGGCTAAGGGAATAAGAAATTATGATGGTAATAAAGCATTGGAAGCAATGAAAGCAAGTGCAAATCAACAAACGCCAGGATTAATTTCTTATATTAAAAATGGTTGTGTACTTGCTACTGATGAAAGTGAAAGCGTTTCAAAAACTCTTGAATATGCATACGATGACTGGTGTATAGCTATGATGGCAAAATCATTAAATAAATCTGATGACTATAATATTTTTATTGAAAGAGCTCAGTCGTATAAAAATGTATTTGACGATTCTACCGGTTTTATGCGTGCCAGAATGAATGGAACATGGTTTTCTCCGTTTAAACCTAATGAAGTGAACTTTAATTATACTGAGGCAAATTCATGGCAATATAGTTTTTGTGTTCCTCAGGATATTGATGGTCTTATGAATCTTCATGGTGGTAAAAGTAAATTTGCCGATAAACTTGATAGCATGTTTTTAGCAGATGTTAAAACATCTGGTCGTGAACAGGCTGATATCACAGGTTTAATCGGTCAGTATGCCCATGGAAATGAACCGAGTCATCATATGGCATATTTATACAATTTTGCAGGAAAGCCATTTAAAACACAGGAAATAATTCATAAAATTCAAAATGAACTTTATAAAAACTCTCCTGATGGATTATGTGGAAACGAAGATTGTGGACAAATGTCAGCATGGTTTGTATTTTCAGCTTTAGGTTTTTATCCTGTAACACCGGGTACTAATACCTATATTATCGGAACACCTATGTTTTCGAAATCTGTTATTAATGTTGGTAAAGGAAAAACTTTTACTGTAATTGCAAATAATATTTCAAAGAAAAATTATTATATACAATCTGCAAAATTAAATGGTTCGATTTATAATAAAACCTTCTTAACAAATGAGGATTTAATTAAAGGCGGTGAACTTGTTTTTGAAATGGGTTCGCAACCATCAGAAAAATGGGGTGTGTCTGATGAAAATTGCCCAAGAACTTCAATTGATGATAAAAAAATAATTCCGGTTCCTTTTATTCAAAATGGCAAAAGAGCATTTACAGGAAAGAGTATTGTAAATTTACATGATGTTAATACAAATTGCAAAATATATTACACTATTAATGGTACAGAGCCATCTTCAGGTTCTTTAGAATATTCCGAGTCATTTGAAATAAACCAGACTACAACAATTAATGCAATTGCAATTGATGCAGCAGGAAATAAAAGTAAAGTAATGACCGGAACATTAAATAAAATTCAGGAAGATGTAAAAATTAAATTAATGGCTAAATATAGTCCTCAGTATTCTGCAGGTGGAGACATAGCATTAATTGACGGAATAAGAGGCGGACTAGACTTTAGAACAGGTGACTGGCAAGGATATCAGGATATAGATTTAACAGCAATTGTTGATCTAGGTAAAACCAGATCATTATCTAAAATTGGTGCAGGGTTTATACAGGATGTTAACCCATGGATACTGTTTCCACCCGCAGTCGAATTTTGGGTTTCTTTAAATGGAAAAGATTTTAAACAAGTATCTATTGTTAAAAATGATGTGCCTAGAAATAAATGGGGAGCAATTAAAAAGGATTTTGTATTTGAGATTAATAAATTTAATGCAAGATATATAAAAGTTGTAGTTCATAAACCGGGTAATTTACCCGAATGGCATCCAGGTGCTGGAAATCCCTCATATTTCTTTATTGACGAAATTTTCTTCAACTAATTAACAAAATGAAAAGGATAATAATTGTTGTAGCATTTTT
It contains:
- a CDS encoding glycoside hydrolase family 92 protein codes for the protein MYNLLQILKLFFFCSLFVFFFSCESENPKGNSKFVNPFIGTGGHGHTFPGATLPFGMVQLSPDTRLEGWDGCSGYHYSDSIVYGFSHTHLSGTGCSDYGDILFMPTVGAVQVFNGTPENPESGYCSRFSHKNEKAEAGYYSIFLDDDKIKAELTATKRVGIHCYTFPASDNSNIIIDLLHRDKVLDSYIKFIGDNEVEGFRRSEAWAKDQYVYFVAKFSKSFINKGIVKDDLNVQGQSEAQGTNLKAYLNFRTKANEQIIVKVAISGVSIDGARRNLETEAKSWDFENYKSEASKAWDEALTKVKVEGTEDQKINFYTSLYHSYISPNVYSDVDNQYRGRDNKIHKAEGYNYYTVFSLWDTYRALNPLMAVLEPEITNDFVKTFLAQYEQGGLLPVWELSANETNCMIGYHAVPVIYDAWAKGIRNYDGNKALEAMKASANQQTPGLISYIKNGCVLATDESESVSKTLEYAYDDWCIAMMAKSLNKSDDYNIFIERAQSYKNVFDDSTGFMRARMNGTWFSPFKPNEVNFNYTEANSWQYSFCVPQDIDGLMNLHGGKSKFADKLDSMFLADVKTSGREQADITGLIGQYAHGNEPSHHMAYLYNFAGKPFKTQEIIHKIQNELYKNSPDGLCGNEDCGQMSAWFVFSALGFYPVTPGTNTYIIGTPMFSKSVINVGKGKTFTVIANNISKKNYYIQSAKLNGSIYNKTFLTNEDLIKGGELVFEMGSQPSEKWGVSDENCPRTSIDDKKIIPVPFIQNGKRAFTGKSIVNLHDVNTNCKIYYTINGTEPSSGSLEYSESFEINQTTTINAIAIDAAGNKSKVMTGTLNKIQEDVKIKLMAKYSPQYSAGGDIALIDGIRGGLDFRTGDWQGYQDIDLTAIVDLGKTRSLSKIGAGFIQDVNPWILFPPAVEFWVSLNGKDFKQVSIVKNDVPRNKWGAIKKDFVFEINKFNARYIKVVVHKPGNLPEWHPGAGNPSYFFIDEIFFN